In one Streptomyces sp. T12 genomic region, the following are encoded:
- a CDS encoding (2Fe-2S)-binding protein, whose translation MPEHTFILNGESVTVDIEDDVRLLWVLRDVLGVTGPKYGCGLGVCQACTSHINGKAFNPCSVPVQDLRPTDEVTTIEGLPATVGKELHPMQEAWLEYDVAQCGYCQPGQIMTAVAKVRQAREEGREITEADLDEIRNVCRCGTYHRIREAIVAGAKKY comes from the coding sequence GTGCCCGAACACACCTTCATCCTCAACGGCGAGTCCGTGACCGTGGACATCGAGGACGACGTACGGCTGCTGTGGGTGCTGCGGGACGTCCTGGGCGTCACCGGACCGAAGTACGGCTGCGGCCTCGGCGTCTGCCAGGCCTGCACGAGCCACATCAACGGCAAGGCCTTCAACCCCTGCTCGGTCCCCGTGCAGGACCTGCGCCCCACCGACGAGGTCACCACCATCGAGGGCCTGCCCGCCACGGTCGGCAAGGAGCTCCACCCCATGCAGGAGGCCTGGCTGGAGTACGACGTGGCCCAGTGCGGCTACTGCCAGCCCGGCCAGATCATGACCGCCGTCGCCAAGGTCCGCCAGGCCCGCGAGGAGGGCCGTGAGATCACCGAGGCCGACCTCGACGAGATCCGCAACGTCTGCCGCTGCGGGACCTACCACCGCATCCGCGAGGCGATCGTCGCGGGCGCGAAGAAGTACTGA
- a CDS encoding triacylglycerol lipase — protein sequence MRTRRLRRTPRRRLLASSLAGLTAAVCLGVAGVDRSQATPDTRDAEPVTAADPVGPPQNDFPSALAYSLAHPTAVPTGANDFTCRPGAAHPRPVVLVHGTMENRYDNWAALAPLLKEAGYCVFALNHGGSSGALLGTGDMAASARQLADFVDRVRAATGAVKVDLVGHSQGGMMPRYYIKNLGGAAEVDKLVALTPSNHGTTFSGLGLLALAFPGGDELLGVSCKACEQQLIGSDFLRDLNAGGETDPDITYTVITTRYDEVVTPYISAYLDAAPNVTNIKLQDRCPAEFTEHVDISYNDLATRLVLNALDPAHAQRPIC from the coding sequence ATGCGCACCCGCAGACTCCGGCGCACCCCGCGCCGACGCCTTCTGGCCTCGTCCTTGGCCGGGCTCACCGCGGCCGTCTGTCTCGGCGTGGCCGGCGTCGACCGGTCCCAGGCGACGCCGGACACGCGCGACGCCGAGCCGGTGACGGCGGCCGATCCGGTCGGCCCGCCCCAGAACGACTTCCCGTCGGCCCTCGCGTACTCCCTCGCCCACCCCACGGCCGTACCGACCGGCGCCAACGACTTCACCTGCCGCCCCGGCGCCGCGCATCCGCGTCCCGTCGTCCTCGTGCACGGCACCATGGAGAACCGCTACGACAACTGGGCTGCGCTGGCTCCGCTGCTCAAGGAGGCCGGGTACTGCGTCTTCGCCCTCAACCACGGCGGCAGTTCCGGCGCCCTGCTCGGCACCGGCGACATGGCCGCCTCGGCCCGGCAGCTGGCGGACTTCGTCGACCGGGTGCGGGCCGCCACCGGTGCCGTGAAGGTCGACCTGGTCGGGCACTCGCAGGGCGGCATGATGCCGCGCTACTACATCAAGAACTTGGGCGGCGCGGCCGAGGTGGACAAGCTCGTCGCCCTGACCCCGTCCAACCACGGCACCACGTTCTCGGGCCTCGGCCTCCTCGCGCTGGCGTTCCCCGGCGGCGACGAACTCCTCGGTGTGAGCTGCAAGGCGTGCGAGCAGCAGCTCATCGGCTCGGACTTCCTCCGGGATTTGAACGCGGGCGGCGAGACCGACCCGGACATCACCTACACGGTGATCACCACCCGGTACGACGAGGTCGTCACCCCGTACATCTCGGCCTATCTCGACGCCGCCCCGAACGTCACCAACATCAAGCTCCAGGACCGCTGCCCGGCCGAGTTCACCGAGCACGTCGACATCAGCTACAACGACCTGGCCACGCGCCTCGTCCTCAACGCCCTCGACCCGGCCCACGCCCAGCGCCCCATCTGCTGA
- a CDS encoding helix-turn-helix domain-containing protein produces the protein MASQAETFTRHPWHELPPALAALIRSRVDSIVTDMTQAIRDEVPGYRRSLDSAVGRDLTESIRRAVRQFTELTEHPDSPQDHHIRHFRHLGRVEFLNGRTTDGLQAAFRVGARVGSRRYAEIVQEASLPPETVLTLHEAVLIHINALSNEAVKGFLAAQLRSEGEVKRARRTLVERLLEQPRGQERAPLGPLGPLGPLAERARWALPGAVACVVVRSAGRFSVPGADSELLSVNRGSDLVLIVPEPATSGLIERVRGAARGRVAVVGPAVPTDEAWLSLQCARLALDRRAELPTEPGDDGAFLHVDDELADLHLLRGAPIGQLLGRRVLGVFADLPRGRADRLAETLDALLMSWGRTAPEVAQALGIHPQTARKRLRRLEALFGDRLGDPRFRFEALLALHTQALRPGAGPGGTAGL, from the coding sequence ATGGCGTCGCAGGCAGAGACGTTCACACGTCACCCCTGGCACGAACTGCCCCCGGCGCTGGCCGCGTTGATCCGCTCCAGGGTCGACAGCATCGTCACCGACATGACCCAGGCCATCCGCGACGAGGTGCCCGGCTACCGCCGCTCGCTCGACTCCGCCGTCGGCCGCGACCTGACCGAGTCGATCCGCCGGGCCGTGCGGCAGTTCACCGAGCTGACCGAGCACCCCGACAGCCCGCAGGACCATCACATCCGGCACTTCCGGCACCTGGGCCGTGTCGAGTTCCTCAACGGCCGTACGACGGACGGTCTCCAGGCCGCCTTCCGGGTCGGAGCGCGGGTGGGCAGTCGGCGGTACGCCGAGATCGTGCAGGAGGCGTCGCTGCCGCCCGAGACCGTCCTGACGCTGCACGAAGCCGTGCTGATCCACATCAACGCACTGTCGAACGAGGCGGTGAAAGGCTTCCTGGCCGCACAGTTGCGCTCGGAGGGCGAGGTGAAGCGTGCCCGCCGGACTCTGGTGGAGCGGCTGTTGGAGCAGCCGAGAGGGCAGGAGCGCGCACCGCTGGGACCGTTGGGACCGTTGGGACCGTTGGCCGAGCGTGCCCGCTGGGCGCTGCCGGGTGCCGTCGCGTGTGTGGTGGTGCGGTCGGCGGGGCGTTTCTCCGTGCCCGGCGCGGACAGCGAACTGCTCTCCGTCAACCGGGGGAGTGACCTCGTCCTGATCGTGCCCGAGCCGGCGACGAGCGGCCTGATCGAACGGGTGCGGGGCGCCGCCCGGGGCCGTGTCGCCGTCGTCGGCCCGGCCGTGCCCACCGATGAGGCCTGGCTGTCCCTGCAGTGCGCCCGGCTCGCCCTCGACCGTCGTGCGGAACTGCCCACCGAACCGGGCGACGACGGGGCTTTCCTGCACGTCGACGACGAACTGGCGGACCTGCACCTGCTCCGGGGCGCCCCCATCGGGCAGTTGCTCGGTCGGCGGGTGCTGGGCGTCTTCGCGGACCTGCCCCGGGGAAGGGCAGACCGGCTCGCCGAGACCCTGGACGCCCTGCTGATGTCCTGGGGACGTACGGCTCCCGAGGTGGCGCAGGCGCTGGGCATTCATCCGCAGACGGCCCGCAAGCGACTGCGCCGCCTGGAGGCGCTGTTCGGCGACCGGCTCGGGGACCCGCGCTTCCGGTTCGAGGCCCTGCTGGCACTGCACACCCAGGCGCTGAGACCCGGCGCCGGCCCGGGGGGCACCGCGGGCCTGTGA
- a CDS encoding LysR family transcriptional regulator, with the protein MRHKDSNNDSRGEAESVQPSGVAQVDLNLLRTFLAVYRTGSFTAAARLLGLSQPTVTTQIRTLERQLDRELFQRLARGVTPAPYADELASRIVEPLDALATVTGPGGSPDVHQPEPVHLAGPAELLTHRVMPALTPLVDKGVRLRITPGLTEPLLEELRAGRYDLVLSTYRPRGRTLASIPMTDEEFVLVAAPAWAERIGGPARIAADGPAALHGVPLIAYAEDVPIVRRYWRHAFGRRLVRHPAVTMPDLNAVKAAVAGGTGFSVLPRYLCTAELASGALVLLHDPDDPPINTGFLVQRPGSSGNPHVALVRDHLLETLRDR; encoded by the coding sequence ATGAGACATAAGGATTCCAATAACGATTCCCGTGGGGAGGCGGAGAGCGTCCAGCCCAGCGGCGTGGCGCAAGTGGACCTGAACCTGTTGCGCACGTTCCTGGCCGTGTACCGCACCGGCTCCTTCACCGCCGCCGCCCGTCTGCTGGGCCTGTCCCAGCCGACGGTCACCACACAGATCCGCACGCTGGAGCGGCAGCTGGACCGGGAACTGTTCCAGCGTCTGGCGCGCGGCGTCACCCCGGCTCCCTACGCGGACGAGCTCGCCTCCCGGATCGTCGAGCCGCTGGACGCCCTCGCCACCGTCACGGGGCCGGGCGGTTCCCCCGACGTCCACCAGCCGGAGCCGGTGCATCTCGCCGGTCCGGCCGAGCTGCTGACCCACCGCGTCATGCCCGCCCTCACACCCCTGGTCGACAAGGGCGTACGGCTGCGCATCACCCCCGGCCTGACCGAGCCGCTCCTGGAGGAGCTGCGGGCGGGCCGCTACGACCTGGTGCTCTCGACCTACCGGCCCCGCGGTCGCACCCTGGCCTCCATCCCGATGACGGACGAGGAGTTCGTGCTGGTCGCGGCTCCCGCCTGGGCGGAGCGCATCGGCGGACCGGCGCGGATCGCGGCGGACGGGCCCGCCGCGCTGCACGGCGTGCCGCTGATCGCCTACGCCGAGGACGTGCCGATCGTGCGCCGATACTGGCGTCATGCCTTCGGCAGGCGCCTGGTGCGGCACCCGGCGGTCACCATGCCCGACCTGAACGCGGTCAAGGCCGCGGTGGCGGGCGGCACGGGGTTCAGCGTGCTCCCCCGCTACCTGTGCACCGCCGAGCTGGCCTCGGGCGCGCTGGTCCTGCTGCACGACCCGGACGATCCGCCCATCAACACCGGCTTCCTCGTCCAGCGCCCGGGCTCGTCCGGCAACCCGCATGTCGCCCTGGTCCGCGACCACCTGCTGGAGACGCTCCGCGACCGGTGA
- a CDS encoding type 1 glutamine amidotransferase domain-containing protein codes for MSKILFVMTGADHWTLADGTKHPTGFWAEEAAAPYEAFKAAGHEVVVASPGGVVPPVDQGSLAAEVNGGQENADRVAAVLAAMTELREPIRLEDVNLDDYAAVFYPGGHGPMEDLAVDADSGKLLTLALESGKPLGVVCHAPAALLAAAKGDGTNTFAGYRVAAFTNTEETQAGLADKAKWLLQDRLTEAGVQVQVGEPWVPNVVVDRNLVTGQNPASSAPLAVELLKKLG; via the coding sequence ATGTCGAAGATCCTGTTCGTGATGACCGGCGCCGACCACTGGACGCTGGCCGACGGCACCAAGCACCCCACCGGCTTCTGGGCCGAGGAGGCGGCAGCCCCGTACGAGGCGTTCAAGGCCGCAGGCCACGAGGTCGTCGTGGCCTCGCCGGGCGGCGTCGTACCCCCCGTCGACCAGGGCAGCCTCGCGGCCGAGGTCAACGGCGGTCAGGAGAACGCCGACCGGGTCGCCGCCGTACTCGCCGCGATGACGGAGCTGCGGGAGCCGATCCGGCTGGAGGACGTGAACCTCGACGACTACGCCGCCGTGTTCTACCCCGGCGGTCACGGCCCGATGGAGGACCTGGCGGTCGACGCCGACTCCGGCAAGCTGCTGACCCTCGCCCTGGAGTCCGGCAAGCCGCTGGGCGTCGTCTGCCACGCCCCGGCCGCGCTGCTCGCCGCCGCCAAGGGCGACGGCACCAACACCTTCGCCGGCTACCGGGTGGCCGCGTTCACCAACACCGAGGAGACCCAGGCCGGCCTCGCCGACAAGGCCAAGTGGCTGCTGCAGGACCGGCTCACCGAGGCCGGCGTGCAGGTCCAGGTGGGCGAGCCGTGGGTCCCGAACGTCGTCGTCGACCGCAACCTGGTCACCGGCCAGAACCCCGCCTCCTCCGCCCCGCTCGCCGTCGAACTGCTGAAGAAGCTGGGCTGA